A single Desulfomonile tiedjei DNA region contains:
- a CDS encoding MaoC family dehydratase N-terminal domain-containing protein has product MTESLLESLDWKKYIGQETGTHTGEPVLARDIRRYALAIDDLNPIYFDEDAAKKGKYGGLAAPLNYISWAVGVPGSEKAAKELGEDGLATFVGVPEIPNAWALGWVRGGEEIEFLKPVYANDQVTVKGKIVDMSEKEGKSGRLIFVTSEFVYTNQKAEVLAKHRVTMIATPRKESENE; this is encoded by the coding sequence TGGAAAGCCTCGACTGGAAGAAGTACATCGGGCAAGAGACCGGAACACATACGGGGGAACCTGTGTTGGCCAGGGACATCCGGCGATATGCCCTAGCAATAGACGACCTCAATCCCATATATTTTGATGAAGATGCCGCAAAGAAGGGGAAATACGGTGGTCTGGCAGCCCCTCTGAACTATATCAGTTGGGCGGTTGGGGTACCAGGATCAGAGAAGGCGGCTAAAGAATTAGGCGAAGATGGTCTCGCAACTTTTGTCGGCGTACCCGAGATCCCCAATGCTTGGGCTTTGGGCTGGGTGCGTGGTGGTGAGGAAATAGAGTTCCTTAAACCCGTTTATGCAAACGATCAGGTGACGGTTAAAGGCAAGATAGTCGATATGAGTGAAAAAGAAGGGAAGAGTGGAAGGCTGATTTTCGTGACTTCCGAGTTTGTCTACACGAATCAAAAAGCAGAAGTTCTGGCCAAGCATCGAGTCACCATGATCGCTACGCCACGCAAGGAGTCAGAGAATGAATAA